One segment of Rhodopirellula baltica SH 1 DNA contains the following:
- a CDS encoding tetratricopeptide repeat protein: MSFLASIVESFRFHVSTCHAGTGFRICDAMETVSIQAKHYWTCLWPGMSELWWRGRLSALPTAVAFAAVVNALLIAKFIYPGWLSGALVMLACWIAVAAWVVLTVRSFRELPLLLAPRQVSDQPDRFAEAQLAYLTGNYALAEEALTAGLSIEPRDPPALLLLAAVLRHTGRLNAADALLTEIPKLEAAAAWNLEWESERARLERDLDARGELQDDADPGHETPENIEDTDTSPPPAASTAESASETTGPHPAVAEASDDGEADMADDDESDPATLSIDTALQSFSPNEEHDLDDERPNSGYSEAA; encoded by the coding sequence GGAAACCGTGTCGATCCAAGCGAAACATTATTGGACGTGCCTGTGGCCGGGGATGTCGGAATTGTGGTGGCGCGGACGATTGTCAGCCCTGCCCACCGCCGTCGCGTTTGCCGCGGTCGTCAACGCATTGCTGATCGCTAAATTCATCTATCCCGGCTGGTTGTCCGGGGCACTGGTCATGCTGGCCTGCTGGATTGCCGTCGCCGCCTGGGTCGTGCTGACGGTACGTTCGTTCCGCGAACTGCCATTGCTACTGGCGCCGCGGCAAGTCAGCGATCAACCGGACCGCTTCGCCGAGGCTCAGCTCGCCTATTTAACGGGCAACTACGCGTTGGCAGAAGAGGCGTTGACAGCAGGATTGTCAATCGAACCGCGTGATCCGCCCGCTTTGCTGCTCCTGGCCGCCGTGCTGAGACACACCGGGCGACTGAACGCCGCTGATGCCCTGCTGACCGAAATTCCAAAATTAGAAGCCGCCGCCGCTTGGAACCTGGAATGGGAAAGCGAACGCGCCCGTCTGGAACGCGACCTCGATGCACGAGGCGAACTGCAGGACGACGCTGACCCTGGTCACGAAACACCTGAGAACATCGAAGACACCGACACCAGCCCACCACCTGCCGCCTCAACGGCCGAATCAGCAAGCGAAACAACCGGCCCCCATCCTGCTGTCGCGGAAGCGTCGGACGACGGTGAAGCAGACATGGCCGATGACGATGAATCCGATCCTGCAACGCTCTCCATCGACACAGCACTGCAATCCTTCTCGCCCAATGAGGAACATGACCTCGATGACGAGCGACCAAACTCCGGTTATTCAGAAGCGGCCTGA
- a CDS encoding DUF1559 family PulG-like putative transporter has translation MSLVEVIVVVFILIILLALSIPFVRNMRELTRRSNCDQNLIRLGLAMQAYSTDQAHLPSGTASFNATFRFWPDVPSPDEPNTDASPVDLAIVSEPDGYHHNWALASLPYVDQVGLFQSVDTAASIYSDSNRLIRETMIPVFRCPSDDSVPTNASYAGLHHSTASPIRASNDGLMFLNGWVRPEEVPDGMSSTILFGEKLSFAGELGWCSGTRSTLRNAGHVINTIPQADQLENPSFVGGLGSRHFGGASIIKGDGAVTFISETIDQPLFRSMVNRNDQLELGTDAATTE, from the coding sequence GTGTCATTGGTGGAAGTCATCGTTGTGGTGTTCATCCTCATCATTCTGCTGGCGTTGTCGATTCCGTTTGTTCGCAACATGCGTGAGCTGACTCGACGAAGCAATTGCGATCAGAATTTGATCCGCTTGGGACTAGCCATGCAGGCCTACTCGACCGACCAAGCCCACCTGCCTTCCGGAACCGCATCATTCAACGCAACCTTTCGATTTTGGCCGGACGTCCCATCGCCGGACGAACCCAACACCGATGCCTCGCCAGTCGATCTTGCCATCGTCAGCGAACCCGATGGCTATCATCACAACTGGGCACTGGCCTCACTCCCGTACGTTGACCAAGTGGGACTGTTTCAATCGGTTGATACCGCAGCAAGTATCTATTCCGATTCCAATCGCCTGATTCGCGAAACGATGATTCCGGTCTTCCGCTGCCCGTCGGATGATTCTGTGCCCACGAACGCGAGCTATGCGGGACTGCACCATTCCACGGCCAGCCCAATCCGAGCGTCCAACGACGGACTGATGTTCCTCAATGGTTGGGTTCGCCCGGAAGAAGTCCCTGACGGAATGTCCTCGACGATCCTGTTCGGCGAGAAGCTTTCCTTCGCGGGAGAACTTGGATGGTGCAGTGGCACGCGGTCAACGCTTCGCAACGCCGGACACGTGATCAACACGATTCCGCAAGCTGACCAACTTGAGAACCCGAGCTTTGTCGGCGGATTAGGAAGCCGACATTTTGGTGGAGCCAGCATCATCAAAGGTGACGGAGCAGTGACGTTTATCTCGGAAACAATCGATCAACCGCTGTTCCGATCGATGGTCAATCGCAACGACCAACTGGAACTCGGAACCGACGCGGCAACCACTGAATGA
- a CDS encoding GNAT family N-acetyltransferase, giving the protein MANIRPFRNSDLPGLFDVWMRHWETAGQIPPVSVSILERAVLSRTFFDPASLLVAEVDGEVVAWCHQFSDDWQSPPPELLESDSPEAIAEVPEVDAVPTSLVAAICFAGEAGLSMCDSLLIETMQRAADAGVKRICVGPVRDARNGYGGLPPIGHGLGVPVTDARVASLLSRHGFHVARSLLRLVVNTSTYRPPVNREFLQLRRSTRIDRLPMLPLNHRTAVAMSHFDMERNVLVDHQTNEQLAAMDLWVGDPEGQVMDGARSILSLRLMHPVELNGFPAPQPKKGFVASMAERELSTHEQFLVSSIVQALSNRQIFTVETTIDSNAVKLKEQFATLKFTEDEQGRQWEKDLG; this is encoded by the coding sequence ATGGCGAACATCCGTCCGTTTCGCAACTCTGATCTTCCCGGCCTATTTGACGTTTGGATGCGTCACTGGGAAACCGCCGGTCAGATTCCGCCGGTCAGCGTTTCGATCTTGGAACGTGCCGTGCTTTCGCGAACGTTCTTTGATCCGGCCAGTCTTTTGGTTGCCGAGGTCGATGGTGAAGTGGTGGCGTGGTGCCATCAGTTCTCTGACGATTGGCAATCGCCGCCACCCGAATTGCTGGAAAGCGATTCGCCCGAAGCCATCGCGGAAGTCCCCGAAGTGGATGCGGTGCCAACATCGTTGGTCGCCGCAATTTGCTTTGCTGGCGAAGCCGGTTTGTCGATGTGCGATTCGTTGTTGATCGAAACGATGCAGCGGGCCGCGGACGCGGGAGTCAAACGCATTTGTGTCGGGCCCGTTCGCGATGCACGAAATGGTTATGGCGGGTTGCCGCCGATTGGGCATGGGTTGGGAGTCCCCGTGACGGACGCACGCGTGGCGTCGTTGTTGTCTCGGCATGGATTCCATGTTGCACGTAGTTTGTTGCGTTTGGTCGTGAACACATCGACCTATCGCCCGCCGGTCAATCGCGAATTTCTGCAACTGCGTCGTTCGACGCGGATCGATCGCTTGCCGATGTTGCCGCTGAACCATCGCACGGCGGTCGCGATGAGCCATTTCGATATGGAACGCAATGTTTTGGTTGATCACCAAACCAACGAGCAGCTCGCCGCGATGGATTTATGGGTGGGCGATCCGGAAGGCCAGGTCATGGATGGGGCCCGATCGATTCTCTCGCTGCGTTTAATGCATCCGGTTGAGCTGAATGGTTTTCCCGCGCCGCAGCCCAAGAAGGGTTTCGTAGCATCGATGGCCGAACGCGAATTGTCGACGCATGAGCAGTTTCTGGTCTCGTCGATCGTGCAGGCACTTTCCAACCGCCAGATCTTCACGGTTGAAACGACGATTGATTCCAATGCGGTGAAGTTGAAGGAACAATTTGCTACGCTGAAGTTCACTGAAGACGAACAAGGCCGTCAGTGGGAAAAAGACCTCGGTTGA
- a CDS encoding dihydrodipicolinate synthase family protein — MNRRISGILTPNITPVDDRGRVDEDKLRGYVDWLIDHGVDGLYPNGSTGEFVRFTAEERRHIVRIVVDQAAGRVPVLAGAAEANVEETIEACNAYGDMGVRAVAIVAPFYYPISSEGVHAYYAHIARGVRVDVTLYNIPLFASPIEVDVVIRLAEEYPRIIGLKDSSGDLPNLMRMMAAIRPMRDDFSFLTGWDAALAPMLIAGADGGTNATSGVLPELTRAIHRACADGDHKLAMELQYMLLPLFDAMIGLGEFPAGFRAGARARGWDLGRGRVPLSDKQQALIVTAEREINAMVRSTQAKMTGSSELPLEAIQVIARRVMEQLEK; from the coding sequence ATGAATCGACGCATCTCCGGCATTTTGACTCCCAACATCACGCCGGTGGATGACCGGGGACGCGTTGATGAAGACAAGCTGCGTGGGTATGTCGATTGGTTGATCGACCATGGCGTCGATGGTTTGTACCCCAATGGCAGCACGGGTGAGTTCGTTCGTTTCACCGCGGAGGAACGCCGTCACATCGTTCGGATTGTCGTTGATCAAGCAGCCGGACGGGTTCCCGTATTGGCGGGGGCGGCGGAGGCCAACGTCGAAGAAACGATCGAGGCCTGCAATGCTTATGGCGACATGGGGGTTCGAGCGGTCGCGATCGTCGCGCCTTTTTATTATCCGATCAGCAGCGAAGGCGTTCACGCTTACTACGCCCACATCGCTCGCGGCGTGCGGGTCGACGTGACGCTGTACAACATTCCTTTGTTTGCGTCGCCGATCGAAGTCGATGTGGTGATCCGATTGGCGGAAGAGTACCCGCGAATCATCGGTTTGAAAGACAGTTCCGGTGATCTACCGAACTTGATGCGAATGATGGCCGCGATCCGACCGATGCGAGACGATTTTTCGTTTCTGACAGGGTGGGATGCTGCACTCGCGCCCATGTTGATCGCGGGAGCAGATGGTGGAACGAACGCGACCAGTGGCGTATTGCCTGAGCTGACGCGTGCGATTCATCGGGCTTGCGCCGACGGTGATCACAAACTAGCGATGGAGTTGCAGTACATGTTGCTGCCGTTGTTCGACGCGATGATCGGCCTGGGAGAGTTTCCGGCGGGCTTCCGCGCGGGAGCGCGAGCGCGTGGATGGGACCTTGGTCGAGGCCGCGTTCCATTGTCGGACAAGCAACAAGCATTGATCGTGACGGCGGAACGAGAGATCAATGCGATGGTTCGATCCACCCAAGCAAAGATGACCGGTTCGTCGGAGTTGCCATTGGAAGCGATCCAAGTGATCGCTCGCCGCGTGATGGAACAACTCGAAAAGTAG
- a CDS encoding thioredoxin family protein: protein MAQSVVAGSNRICGTGDDRQSVSPRIGRCVSFLFRFSYGWRMAAMTAFIGLFSSTASAEMPIIGKVVSSLSASKVARPSATELVSADTPMWHDDFDSGWAAARRSGRPMLIFITSEDCRFCDAMKQNTFCDASIRSRLANGFVPIILRPDTNPNILARIPVTTYPTTLLAVPRGKVIAHRVGYQPPDRLHELLGLAPSSPN, encoded by the coding sequence ATGGCTCAGTCAGTGGTTGCGGGAAGCAACCGGATTTGCGGAACCGGCGATGATCGCCAATCTGTTTCGCCGCGTATCGGACGATGCGTTTCTTTTCTTTTTCGGTTTAGCTATGGATGGCGGATGGCGGCGATGACCGCATTCATTGGGCTCTTCTCATCCACCGCAAGTGCCGAGATGCCCATCATCGGCAAGGTGGTTTCGAGTTTGTCTGCATCGAAAGTGGCTCGACCGAGTGCCACCGAGCTTGTTTCGGCAGACACGCCAATGTGGCACGATGATTTTGACTCGGGATGGGCTGCCGCTCGGCGTTCTGGGCGACCGATGCTGATTTTCATCACGTCAGAGGATTGTCGCTTTTGCGACGCGATGAAACAAAACACTTTCTGCGATGCGAGCATCCGGTCTCGACTCGCCAATGGTTTTGTGCCGATCATCCTGCGGCCCGATACGAATCCGAATATCCTGGCTCGGATTCCAGTGACCACTTATCCGACGACATTGTTAGCCGTTCCGCGCGGCAAAGTGATCGCTCACCGAGTAGGCTATCAGCCACCTGACCGACTCCATGAACTGCTGGGGTTGGCTCCTTCCTCTCCGAACTGA
- the ruvA gene encoding Holliday junction branch migration protein RuvA: MIVSIAGKLVQVGEISVIIQAAPFDYEVYVGDYTRRQLQNQIGNEVRLHTLDYIEGNAQGGRLTPRLIGFSTLPERQFFDLFCSVDGVGVKKALRAMVRPVKELAVLIEEQDAKTLSALPGIGPATSEKVIAKLRRKMPRFALMVAGGEVADAMEVESPIVSDTYDALVTLGHSESDARKLIDETLATGKKFKDTESLLTAIYQRSK, encoded by the coding sequence ATGATCGTTTCGATTGCTGGCAAACTGGTCCAAGTGGGCGAGATCAGTGTCATCATCCAGGCGGCCCCGTTTGACTATGAAGTCTACGTGGGCGACTACACCCGCCGGCAGTTGCAAAACCAGATCGGCAACGAAGTTCGGTTGCACACGCTGGACTACATCGAGGGCAACGCTCAAGGCGGACGCCTCACTCCGCGGCTAATCGGATTTTCAACGCTACCCGAGCGACAGTTCTTTGACCTGTTCTGCAGTGTCGATGGTGTTGGCGTGAAGAAGGCTCTTCGGGCGATGGTTCGACCCGTCAAAGAGCTCGCCGTTTTGATTGAAGAGCAAGACGCGAAAACGTTGTCAGCGCTTCCCGGCATCGGACCGGCAACCAGCGAAAAGGTCATCGCGAAACTGCGTCGCAAAATGCCTCGTTTCGCGTTGATGGTCGCTGGGGGAGAAGTTGCCGATGCGATGGAAGTCGAATCTCCAATCGTTTCGGATACCTACGATGCATTGGTCACGCTGGGGCACTCCGAGTCGGATGCTCGTAAGTTGATCGACGAAACGTTGGCAACGGGCAAGAAGTTCAAAGACACCGAGTCCTTGCTCACCGCAATCTATCAGCGGTCCAAGTAA
- the nusB gene encoding transcription antitermination factor NusB — MIARMSTRRRAREIVLQLLYEADLNDWRDAATSRKFIRSRLQGRKVLTDFAAELLDGTMARRDDIDAKLTKLSTNWALHRMPVTDRNVLRLGAYEILYSGTPGQVAISEALTLAKRYGGENSPRFINGVLDRLFKYHSNPESVSS, encoded by the coding sequence ATGATCGCTCGCATGTCCACACGTCGACGCGCCCGCGAAATAGTCCTGCAGCTTCTCTACGAAGCCGATCTCAATGATTGGCGTGATGCAGCCACGTCACGCAAATTCATCCGCTCCCGTTTGCAAGGTCGAAAGGTCCTCACGGATTTTGCGGCTGAGCTTTTGGATGGCACGATGGCGCGTCGCGATGACATCGACGCGAAGCTCACCAAGCTTTCCACGAACTGGGCCCTGCACCGCATGCCGGTGACAGATCGCAACGTGTTGCGTTTGGGAGCCTACGAGATTCTCTACAGTGGAACGCCCGGCCAAGTGGCGATTTCCGAGGCGTTGACCTTGGCGAAACGCTATGGCGGCGAAAACAGCCCGCGGTTCATCAACGGTGTTCTGGATCGGTTGTTCAAGTATCACTCCAATCCTGAATCTGTTTCCTCATGA
- a CDS encoding HesB/IscA family protein — MAIKLTERAAEEVMRFRKEHNFDDSMLLRIGVAGGGCSGFNYTLNFDDSFDMKADSKYDCHGVSVVVDKKSSLYLDGTEVDWYDSLEKQGFTFNNPNAVKSCGCGSSFQA, encoded by the coding sequence ATGGCAATCAAATTGACTGAGCGCGCGGCCGAAGAAGTCATGCGTTTTCGCAAGGAACACAACTTCGACGATTCGATGCTATTGCGGATTGGTGTCGCCGGCGGTGGCTGCAGCGGATTCAACTACACGTTGAACTTCGACGACAGCTTCGACATGAAGGCTGATTCAAAGTATGACTGCCACGGTGTCAGCGTCGTGGTCGACAAGAAGAGCTCGCTCTACCTCGACGGCACCGAAGTCGACTGGTACGACAGCCTCGAAAAACAAGGCTTCACGTTCAACAACCCGAACGCTGTGAAAAGCTGCGGTTGCGGAAGCTCGTTCCAAGCGTAG
- a CDS encoding Gfo/Idh/MocA family oxidoreductase has translation MSDSLANRIGRGAAANRRSFLKRSSLAAASVMVVSPHVLGGPGKTPPSDQFRFAQIGVGGQGARDVRRMIHAGGTPVALCDVDVQRAGKTFCQHPDVERFTDYRVMLDEFDKEFDAVVISTPDHTHATIGLAAIRHGKHVYMQCPMARTFDEVQRLKAAAKQSGLAIQMGNQGHSSLHMRAFRDIIERGVIGEIESVHCWTDRPEWPQGMTSVPTSTTAPISLDWDLWLGPVADRPFCKGYLPVAWRGWWDFGTGALGDMGCHLLDPAFTTMGLQLPRRITADCETATSIAYPVWSQIEMEFDATDVCPNGLKLTWYDGGKQPETPTIIADETTGEPGYSAGGSGCMIVGKKMTLVGSTLAGEPDQMPQIVAVSSDDDNELAEARQAGRKRVEQLSAENDETSKSHYERWIQAAREGKSESLTSDLQIAGTMTQSALLGCIATRYPGQTLTWGDEKQQFAGSEEANSFLSFEPREGYLYEA, from the coding sequence ATGTCCGATTCTCTCGCCAACCGCATTGGTCGCGGCGCAGCGGCCAACCGCCGTTCTTTTTTGAAACGCTCATCGCTCGCCGCCGCATCCGTGATGGTGGTTTCGCCGCACGTGTTGGGTGGTCCGGGCAAAACGCCCCCCAGCGACCAATTTCGATTCGCTCAGATCGGCGTCGGCGGCCAGGGGGCACGCGATGTCCGCCGGATGATCCACGCCGGAGGAACCCCCGTCGCACTATGCGATGTCGATGTCCAACGTGCGGGCAAAACATTTTGCCAGCACCCAGACGTCGAACGATTCACTGACTATCGAGTGATGTTGGATGAATTCGACAAGGAATTCGACGCGGTGGTCATCAGCACCCCCGATCACACCCACGCCACGATTGGCTTGGCCGCGATACGTCATGGCAAACATGTTTACATGCAATGCCCGATGGCCCGGACGTTTGACGAAGTCCAACGATTGAAGGCTGCGGCAAAGCAATCCGGGTTGGCGATCCAGATGGGCAACCAGGGTCATTCCAGCCTGCACATGCGAGCGTTCAGGGACATCATCGAGCGCGGTGTGATCGGCGAAATTGAATCCGTGCATTGTTGGACCGATCGCCCTGAGTGGCCGCAAGGCATGACCTCGGTGCCTACATCGACAACAGCTCCAATTTCACTTGACTGGGATCTATGGCTCGGCCCCGTCGCAGATCGTCCGTTCTGCAAAGGCTACCTGCCGGTCGCTTGGCGTGGATGGTGGGACTTCGGCACCGGTGCACTCGGTGATATGGGTTGCCACCTGCTTGACCCCGCTTTCACGACCATGGGTTTGCAACTGCCTCGTCGCATCACCGCTGACTGCGAAACCGCGACGTCGATCGCTTATCCGGTTTGGTCACAAATCGAGATGGAGTTCGACGCGACGGATGTTTGCCCGAATGGGCTGAAGCTGACTTGGTACGACGGCGGCAAACAACCCGAAACCCCAACCATCATCGCCGATGAAACGACTGGCGAACCAGGCTATTCGGCTGGTGGAAGCGGATGCATGATTGTCGGCAAGAAGATGACATTGGTTGGATCAACGCTTGCAGGCGAACCGGACCAAATGCCACAAATCGTCGCCGTTTCCAGCGACGATGACAACGAACTCGCGGAAGCACGCCAAGCCGGACGCAAACGCGTGGAGCAACTCTCCGCAGAAAACGATGAAACGTCGAAATCTCATTACGAACGTTGGATTCAAGCAGCTCGTGAAGGCAAGTCGGAATCATTGACCAGTGATTTGCAGATCGCTGGAACGATGACGCAGTCAGCGCTGCTCGGCTGCATCGCAACTCGCTACCCCGGTCAGACATTGACCTGGGGCGACGAGAAACAACAGTTCGCTGGCTCCGAAGAAGCCAACTCGTTTCTGAGCTTCGAACCTCGCGAAGGCTATCTTTACGAAGCCTGA